A stretch of the Roseofilum casamattae BLCC-M143 genome encodes the following:
- a CDS encoding tetratricopeptide repeat protein produces MVIWRKIWRSLRTRFSQWWRKIWQFLRPKTDRDRHFSTRAPGAIPLSYSHYEFLFHQLLEGVATEGWQQTEINDFFRQWRDRTTELEWFRWLERFGERVLASPVPNLELARRMVQFSQIAEGNLAWRAGEIGSALLARSRVEQPRERQPENAAPITPPTEPDTPLEESLQPIKSSAKLPPPDTLSTPSTTKAPPLVTAPEIPDEKPAAIPSLKSLEGVLSLLNYRPQMTQALAKQMGIESSNPEQILQQLQVRAWIKSSLKHQQQGNWRQAMQAVEKAIALDENYGIAWGIKGDLFFRQNRFNQAILAYDRATALNPNDEQAWYNRGMTEFKLERFESALSNFERSLELDPNLFPAWKNKAIALFNVGRYAETLAACDRALQMQPEDSTLQACYQNARQKTTM; encoded by the coding sequence ATGGTGATTTGGCGAAAAATTTGGCGATCGCTCCGGACTCGCTTCTCTCAGTGGTGGCGAAAAATTTGGCAATTCCTGCGCCCGAAAACCGATCGCGATCGTCATTTCTCTACTCGCGCTCCGGGAGCCATTCCCCTCAGTTACAGTCACTACGAATTCCTCTTTCATCAACTGCTAGAAGGAGTCGCTACGGAAGGATGGCAACAAACAGAGATTAATGATTTTTTCAGGCAATGGCGCGATCGCACCACAGAACTTGAATGGTTTCGCTGGTTAGAGAGATTTGGCGAACGAGTTCTCGCTTCCCCCGTTCCTAATTTAGAACTGGCTCGACGCATGGTTCAATTCAGTCAAATTGCTGAAGGAAACTTAGCTTGGCGAGCTGGAGAAATTGGCTCGGCACTGTTAGCCAGATCTAGAGTCGAACAACCCAGAGAACGGCAACCAGAGAACGCAGCACCCATTACACCGCCAACAGAACCAGATACGCCGCTAGAGGAATCCTTACAGCCGATTAAATCTTCGGCAAAGCTGCCTCCTCCAGACACTCTTTCAACTCCAAGCACAACTAAAGCTCCACCCCTTGTAACTGCTCCGGAAATCCCAGATGAAAAACCAGCCGCCATCCCCTCATTGAAGAGTTTAGAAGGAGTGTTGAGCCTGCTGAATTATCGTCCGCAAATGACGCAAGCTCTGGCCAAACAAATGGGTATAGAATCGAGCAATCCAGAACAAATACTTCAACAATTGCAAGTGCGAGCGTGGATTAAATCGAGTTTAAAGCATCAGCAACAAGGCAACTGGCGGCAAGCGATGCAAGCGGTAGAAAAGGCGATCGCCTTAGACGAGAATTATGGTATTGCCTGGGGGATTAAAGGCGATTTATTCTTTCGGCAAAACCGATTCAACCAGGCAATTCTCGCTTACGATCGCGCCACAGCACTTAATCCCAATGACGAACAAGCCTGGTATAACCGAGGAATGACTGAATTTAAATTAGAACGATTTGAATCTGCTTTATCCAACTTTGAACGATCGCTAGAATTAGATCCCAATCTATTTCCGGCTTGGAAAAATAAAGCCATTGCTCTGTTTAACGTAGGACGCTATGCAGAAACTTTAGCCGCTTGCGATCGCGCCCTGCAAATGCAACCTGAAGATAGCACCCTGCAGGCCTGTTACCAAAACGCACGGCAAAAGACGACAATGTAA
- the bioD gene encoding dethiobiotin synthase, translating into MTSNTLLIAGTDTDAGKTVLTTALVAYWQTYCRDRALGLMKPIQSGVGDLELYQTLFTLDQSPESITPVYFQTPVAPPIAAEQENAIVDLAPVWQELTTLQQSKDRVLVEGLGGLGSPVTRELIVADLARDWQLPTVLVVPIKLGAISQTIANVVLARHYRVPLIGVILNTITPITPKQQEQWAPITLLESLAGVRVLGTLPYLQNPQDLTQLTQAAAGLDLECLFDRFVPAQSSVG; encoded by the coding sequence ATGACATCGAACACTCTACTGATTGCTGGAACCGATACCGATGCCGGAAAAACCGTATTAACCACAGCCCTAGTCGCCTACTGGCAAACCTATTGTCGCGATCGCGCGTTAGGATTAATGAAACCCATTCAATCCGGAGTCGGCGACTTAGAACTCTACCAAACACTATTTACTCTCGACCAGTCCCCAGAATCCATTACCCCCGTCTACTTCCAGACTCCCGTCGCCCCTCCAATCGCCGCAGAACAGGAGAATGCGATCGTAGACCTCGCCCCCGTATGGCAAGAGCTAACTACCCTACAACAGAGCAAAGATCGAGTGCTCGTTGAAGGTTTGGGAGGGTTAGGATCTCCCGTTACCCGCGAGCTGATTGTGGCCGATCTCGCTCGGGACTGGCAGTTACCCACAGTCCTAGTCGTTCCCATTAAACTAGGCGCAATCTCCCAAACCATTGCCAACGTCGTTCTCGCCCGCCACTATCGCGTCCCTCTCATCGGAGTCATTCTCAACACCATTACTCCCATAACTCCCAAACAACAAGAGCAATGGGCCCCTATTACTCTGCTCGAATCTCTGGCTGGAGTCCGCGTCTTGGGAACTCTACCCTATTTACAAAATCCGCAAGATTTGACTCAATTAACCCAGGCGGCTGCCGGTCTCGACTTAGAATGTTTGTTCGATCGCTTTGTCCCAGCTCAGTCGTCCGTCGGCTGA